One genomic region from Saprospiraceae bacterium encodes:
- a CDS encoding c-type cytochrome, producing MKTLFTSILLLIVLAFVACKSDQNDKNVSGLIVPDDLMVTLWAESPSFYNPTNIDIDAKGRVWVTEAVNYRNYNNDSTRTLHHSLGDRVMILEDTDDDGIADSSKIFVQDKDLVSPMGIAVIGHKVYISCSPNLIVYTDDNGDDIPDHKEIFLTGFGGLDHDHALHAVIGGPDGDLYFNTGNAGPHIVTDHQGWTLRSGSLYTGGSPYNTTNQGKMVSDDGKIWVGGLGLKIKPDGSGLKVIGHNFRNSYELTVDSRGDVWQNDNDDQVVTCRTSWLMEGGNAGFFSTDGTRYWQADQRPGQDIFTAHWHQEDPGIMPAGDRTGAGSPTGVAFYEGDALGKKYRGMLLNADAGRNVIFAYHPERQLSGYDLGARMNLVTSLHDDNEGYVWNDSLANTEHAKWFRPSDIAIGTDGALYIADWYDPVVGGHQMQDTLGYGRIYRVTPKGKKLKRPILDFTNTEGLLKGLRSPAINVRYEATELLKTRGQYILPSALKVLKSSNPYERAQAIWLVASLGDQGINKVEKLLDDNREETRVVAFRALRRYGHEVMSYATKMIEDTSCFMRREVIQSIAELPYDLKQSILLTAAKNFNPSDRWYLEALGQAVIGDEEKFLKDLRSLFDLPGMDPVQWSDTVEALIWRLHPASMVPQLTARAGSPLLTPTQRNRSATALAFIKDTSAVVAMMKLATSDLGDVREQAIYWLAFRQSNDWSSLYDWHKWNRNPAKERKLAELKVRLSKIVDPKLPYNEKKSNAKAMAKDTVGANMILTAISHHEFPADLYKEVSDSLLHHRDVTIRILASQYFSPDSATQAYSIPDITSMQGSALTGKSLFSTKCAICHKLENKGNSIGPDLSMIHQKYDKAALLDAIINPSAGIVFGYEAWTITTKDGQSYMGFIVSENGQSISLKTLGGANQNIALTNITSRSKQSKSIMPTAGQGKLTDKDLADISTYLLGVGK from the coding sequence ATGAAAACTCTTTTTACCAGCATCCTATTATTAATTGTATTAGCATTTGTCGCCTGCAAAAGTGATCAAAATGACAAAAACGTATCCGGGTTGATAGTCCCTGATGATCTGATGGTAACACTTTGGGCTGAGTCTCCTTCTTTTTACAATCCTACCAATATCGATATAGACGCTAAAGGTAGAGTCTGGGTGACTGAAGCCGTAAATTACCGAAACTACAATAACGATTCCACCAGGACGCTTCACCACAGCCTGGGCGATCGGGTGATGATCCTTGAAGACACTGATGATGACGGAATAGCAGATAGTTCAAAAATATTCGTACAGGACAAAGACCTGGTATCTCCGATGGGTATAGCAGTGATTGGACACAAAGTGTATATATCCTGCTCTCCTAACCTGATCGTCTACACCGATGATAATGGCGATGACATCCCAGATCACAAAGAAATATTTTTAACTGGTTTCGGAGGACTCGATCACGATCATGCCTTACATGCTGTCATCGGAGGGCCCGATGGAGACCTCTATTTTAATACTGGCAATGCCGGCCCACACATTGTCACAGATCATCAAGGCTGGACCCTCAGGTCAGGAAGTTTATACACTGGAGGATCTCCCTACAATACCACCAATCAAGGCAAAATGGTAAGTGATGATGGTAAAATATGGGTCGGTGGACTAGGATTGAAAATCAAACCTGATGGTTCCGGATTAAAAGTAATAGGGCATAATTTCAGAAACTCCTACGAACTCACTGTCGATAGCAGAGGCGATGTATGGCAAAATGATAATGACGATCAGGTGGTGACTTGTCGTACCTCCTGGCTCATGGAGGGTGGCAATGCTGGTTTTTTTAGTACGGATGGCACGCGATATTGGCAGGCAGATCAAAGACCTGGCCAGGATATCTTTACTGCTCACTGGCACCAGGAGGATCCGGGCATCATGCCGGCTGGCGATCGCACCGGCGCTGGTTCTCCGACCGGAGTAGCATTTTATGAAGGGGATGCCTTGGGCAAAAAATATAGGGGTATGCTGTTAAACGCCGATGCCGGAAGAAATGTAATCTTTGCCTATCATCCAGAAAGACAATTATCAGGATATGACCTTGGAGCAAGAATGAACCTGGTCACTTCGCTCCATGATGACAATGAAGGTTATGTCTGGAACGATTCTTTGGCCAACACAGAGCATGCAAAGTGGTTTAGACCAAGCGACATAGCCATAGGCACGGATGGTGCCTTGTATATTGCAGACTGGTATGACCCTGTCGTAGGTGGCCATCAAATGCAGGATACCCTGGGCTATGGCAGAATCTATCGGGTCACCCCAAAAGGCAAAAAATTAAAGCGCCCCATACTTGATTTTACGAATACAGAAGGTTTGTTGAAAGGATTACGCAGTCCGGCGATCAATGTCCGATATGAAGCCACTGAACTACTAAAAACAAGGGGACAATACATCTTGCCTTCCGCCTTAAAAGTCTTAAAATCATCCAACCCTTATGAGCGGGCGCAAGCCATTTGGTTAGTTGCATCCCTAGGAGATCAGGGTATCAATAAAGTAGAAAAACTATTGGATGATAACCGTGAAGAAACCAGGGTAGTGGCTTTCCGTGCACTTAGACGATACGGCCATGAGGTGATGTCATACGCAACCAAAATGATTGAAGACACATCCTGCTTCATGAGAAGGGAAGTCATCCAAAGCATCGCCGAACTCCCCTATGACCTAAAACAATCTATATTATTGACAGCAGCCAAAAACTTCAATCCTTCCGATCGATGGTATTTGGAGGCTTTAGGCCAGGCAGTGATCGGAGATGAAGAAAAATTTTTAAAAGACTTAAGGTCGCTATTTGATCTGCCAGGGATGGATCCTGTACAATGGAGTGATACTGTGGAGGCATTGATCTGGCGATTGCATCCTGCCAGTATGGTACCTCAACTTACTGCCCGTGCTGGATCGCCCCTCCTCACGCCGACTCAAAGAAATCGATCCGCCACCGCCCTGGCATTTATCAAAGATACCTCCGCTGTGGTTGCTATGATGAAACTAGCGACGAGTGACCTCGGCGATGTTCGTGAGCAAGCCATCTATTGGTTGGCATTTAGACAAAGTAATGACTGGTCTTCATTGTATGACTGGCACAAATGGAATCGCAATCCAGCCAAAGAACGAAAATTAGCCGAATTAAAAGTGAGGCTGAGCAAAATAGTAGATCCCAAACTCCCTTATAACGAGAAAAAGTCTAATGCCAAAGCCATGGCCAAGGATACGGTAGGCGCCAATATGATACTCACGGCTATAAGCCATCATGAGTTTCCTGCTGATTTGTACAAAGAGGTTTCAGATTCTTTATTACACCACCGTGATGTCACCATCCGGATATTGGCATCTCAATATTTTTCACCAGATTCTGCCACACAAGCCTACTCAATACCGGACATAACAAGTATGCAAGGAAGTGCTCTCACAGGTAAGTCCCTATTTAGTACCAAATGTGCCATTTGTCATAAATTGGAAAATAAGGGTAATAGTATCGGGCCAGACCTATCTATGATTCATCAAAAATATGACAAGGCTGCTTTGTTGGACGCCATCATCAATCCATCTGCAGGGATCGTATTTGGATATGAAGCCTGGACAATAACCACCAAAGATGGTCAATCTTATATGGGATTCATTGTTTCAGAAAACGGGCAATCAATTTCTTTAAAAACGCTTGGTGGCGCCAATCAAAATATAGCCCTAACAAATATTACTTCCAGGAGCAAACAATCTAAAAGTATTATGCCAACAGCAGGTCAGGGAAAACTCACTGATAAGGATCTGGCTGATATAAGTACCTATTTATTAGGGGTAGGAAAATGA
- a CDS encoding T9SS type A sorting domain-containing protein: MNLKSTLILLSLTGAAFVASRLIGSQDHESARTESYMNNEDPSPNFQPSPQFMEDLFFSPTENPLNDTFTVTNAGGGQGAFTNLITVLELRDNWSGAGNTSTSNDSYASNSRLSVPIFGVGPLVSDALDITQFGFNIPTSATILGITATIERSANRRDASNNVTDNKITLIRGEVPIFTPPTEAQNKANPITWSLADSIVNYGGSSDLWAYGWTPAEINSSTFGIRVRNNRNRSSGTVTANIDHITLAVTYMVPPKSQTPASVATVSSNGDCAPTGTTTWSNVTAANLSSDNSVYANTITIQGGIDTTNCLEVSDFGFCICPTAVIDSITVEIDRSQGFLGALGFSDIVTDVKVVLVQPNGTEAQNKANTSLNWPIVDARASYGGDNWGVSWTPAMVNDPAFAVRVQARIENSFLISQARIDEITVQIHCHFPDNIKVYVDSAATGLNDGSSWANAFTNLQDALNDCFVDTICVAKGTYYPASVGRDTSFNIPDSVVMLGGFNPATGDTALADRNWVCNKTILCGDIDQNGDTVGNSIHVVTTINVTGVVVDGFHITGGNANAASGSNAQGAGWYSASTNQDTVDIIIRNSNIYENYSMLQGAGLANVATVFGRLSKMSIYNSIIAGNASASNGGGFMNASENNVSANNTADLSVYNTIISGNFAANTASAVLNRSNRLNTNNFVSNSRVLLTNVVIAADSSASLSPFDATIDNREAGNGMGDNLVEVFNSIFVNNSSPYIIRNTGTSQSTITNSILPSGVSNDATLLNIKFDDPLFMMAPLASAAPTTDGDFHVMFLSPAIDMGNNSYNTFGTDLDGLNRIVNGIIDIGPYEKLLNCNTDTLYVDIDGNVPDLPVDSLLLDTIPDGYHLIVLDDGVSAEYLDTESIPFDCDDKGANDLQLWLTNDCDTIDLCHKIVEVLDTFPKKLVGNDQLNVSLDQNCMKVIGPDDVLQNVQGCRNAFEVSLIYPHGTNTYDPPNKVDISHVGYCMVYSVREIATNNKTWGKICVEDKAPPRLNCRNDTVSCFEFNDLPLLAEPINDCSGDEVKLIGDRWVDWGCDSAYLGYVERTIWGSDRWNNSQTCTSTLYIRKTSLDSVDCPEDFEFPCTISYQLGGYIHPKELKVPIAIDKNKLTPEFLLSLQKSTWEFKDGTKDRVLNPSIPVVPNVDGHSVYLAASGICKINATYTDKPLAICGTGVKIRREWTILGWCTLTEKTCVQYLAIDDKAAPAPTNKELGVVASSPHDCGQYVPICVEVTQTTVDPATCWSAIAAKDLDNGSRDNCCNVLHFAAAPMDSITYWRNYWNTTLETEVGKEAFWKDKDNYDALIEDWINCYVFSDTVHFDECGTNQVVLRVYEACGVPRFDPHIFPCSPHAWFCYNTYLHLGDFNYNWFDSKGPKSCNYRPGLTSISKLDERYAGYYTKGYFEPKYIGAAQYDYCQVPFYFPNLIAQCDNVHKVETPPGKYCSQRLYNDCMVTVLVDDKMAPVVNHLEDITIYCDGAPDYAGYPNCEHSERFDKWPLQLKDSKGVVHGYYGGSDFLGIHTDPADHSDPDACEWNKGWAPIYCRSWLYLDSFDQAGHVNPKDYFSTLVKVDKKRPLDHVLKSNEFTITDNCRLDDATLTVVDNGTLNGCSEGWIQRSWTIKDKCGNAVTATQKIIVKHRSDFEVIFPEDKVVTCDPDGSGLNRTDTGHAGVPIIKDDECEQIGVRYSDEIFTVEDSACYKIVRTWTLIDWCIYDPNQHNHYPDVIVNDSLRANSTNRSCVYRNIKDNNDGYMTYIQIIKVIDETPPVVTTRDTTVCVYSDNCLVSVVIPLSATDNCAAASDIRFRYFIDLNATDAVYNGRLFDPTSIDQGGTQYVKDFVFLLGQPGRHVVHVVGIDNCGNADTSSFRFDIKDCKKPTPYCLDGLATVIMPSTGRITVWAKDFDHGAEDNCTAKADLKFSFGPDTLKTSREFTCADIRDGKLDVTVVDVYVTDKAGNNDFCKVTLQLQDNPDAANGLPHGACPDTTAMVAILTGKLQTEEQEGVESATVAVQSPHMTSPATLNTVSDGTYSFSSMPMNDQYTIQARRNDNPMNGVSTLDLVLIQKHIMGSESLSSAYKVIAADVDNNHDVNAIDLVELRKLILGIYDKLPNNTSWKFVPRSYVFTEIANPWNYPVEGQIDHMSGDTKVDFVGIKIGDVNATAAAHSLMGAEVRGSGSGLILEVKDRTFKAGERLEVSFTSPNFKGVSGFQGTMMNGSLRFDGVKSNDGILSLSNQNFGTRWASEGLTTMSWNTNRSVDLDDKDILFTLIFTAQSSGSLSEVLRVSSQKTLAESYEGKGELGNLSIRFISQNGQEITTKSALYQNYPNPFDNRTVIGLNLAQQGRGTFKVTDITGRTIKVIEKEWAKGYNEVWIDRRELKASGVLYYSFEGGSFRATKKMIILE, translated from the coding sequence ATGAATTTAAAATCTACACTTATTTTATTAAGTCTAACAGGAGCTGCTTTTGTAGCATCCAGGCTGATTGGTTCACAAGATCATGAATCAGCGCGAACGGAGTCTTATATGAATAATGAGGACCCTTCGCCCAATTTCCAGCCATCTCCTCAGTTTATGGAGGATTTATTTTTTTCTCCCACAGAGAATCCATTAAATGATACTTTTACTGTAACCAATGCTGGCGGTGGCCAGGGTGCCTTTACAAACTTGATTACTGTTTTAGAGTTAAGAGACAATTGGTCAGGGGCAGGCAATACAAGTACAAGTAATGATTCTTATGCCTCTAATTCTAGATTAAGTGTACCAATTTTTGGAGTAGGCCCGCTTGTATCAGACGCTCTTGACATCACTCAATTTGGGTTTAATATACCGACGAGTGCTACTATATTAGGTATCACAGCAACCATTGAACGATCAGCAAATAGAAGAGATGCATCGAATAACGTTACAGATAATAAGATTACTTTGATCAGGGGGGAGGTTCCTATTTTTACGCCCCCAACAGAAGCGCAAAATAAAGCTAATCCAATAACCTGGTCATTAGCTGATTCAATAGTTAACTACGGAGGTAGTTCCGATTTATGGGCTTATGGCTGGACTCCAGCAGAAATTAACTCCAGCACCTTCGGTATTCGAGTCCGAAACAATAGAAATAGATCATCAGGGACCGTTACTGCAAATATCGATCATATCACGCTCGCTGTCACGTATATGGTACCACCAAAATCCCAGACACCCGCCTCTGTTGCAACCGTAAGTAGTAATGGAGACTGTGCTCCTACCGGAACCACTACCTGGAGCAATGTAACAGCAGCTAATTTAAGTTCTGACAATAGTGTGTATGCGAATACTATTACTATCCAAGGTGGTATTGATACTACGAATTGTCTTGAGGTATCAGATTTTGGATTTTGTATCTGTCCTACAGCAGTAATCGATAGCATCACGGTAGAAATCGATCGTAGTCAAGGATTTTTGGGAGCGTTAGGATTTAGTGATATCGTCACAGATGTAAAAGTTGTTTTGGTTCAACCAAACGGCACTGAAGCCCAAAACAAAGCGAATACTTCTTTAAATTGGCCAATTGTGGATGCAAGGGCTAGTTATGGTGGGGACAATTGGGGAGTATCATGGACGCCGGCTATGGTCAATGATCCTGCTTTTGCAGTTAGAGTTCAGGCTAGAATAGAAAATAGCTTTCTCATATCACAAGCTCGAATCGACGAGATCACCGTTCAGATCCATTGTCATTTTCCTGATAATATCAAAGTATACGTAGATTCGGCAGCGACAGGCCTCAATGATGGTTCCTCCTGGGCCAATGCATTTACAAATCTCCAGGATGCGCTCAATGATTGTTTTGTAGATACGATCTGTGTAGCTAAAGGTACATATTATCCGGCTTCCGTCGGAAGAGACACTTCTTTTAATATCCCTGATTCTGTTGTCATGTTGGGCGGGTTTAATCCTGCTACAGGAGATACTGCATTGGCTGATCGTAATTGGGTATGTAACAAAACAATTCTTTGTGGTGATATTGATCAGAATGGCGATACCGTAGGCAATAGCATTCACGTAGTGACTACTATCAATGTTACAGGTGTAGTGGTAGATGGCTTTCATATCACAGGTGGCAATGCCAATGCAGCATCGGGTAGCAATGCTCAAGGGGCAGGATGGTATAGTGCCTCTACCAATCAAGATACAGTGGATATCATCATCCGTAATTCAAATATTTACGAAAATTACTCTATGCTTCAAGGTGCGGGTCTTGCCAATGTCGCTACTGTATTTGGTAGGCTATCTAAAATGTCCATTTACAATAGCATCATAGCCGGAAATGCCTCTGCCAGTAATGGGGGTGGTTTTATGAATGCAAGTGAAAATAATGTTAGTGCAAATAATACAGCTGATCTAAGTGTGTATAATACTATCATCAGTGGAAATTTTGCAGCTAATACCGCAAGCGCAGTTCTGAATCGATCGAATAGATTAAACACAAATAACTTTGTTTCAAATTCAAGAGTTTTATTAACGAACGTAGTGATTGCTGCTGACTCATCTGCGTCACTGAGTCCATTTGATGCAACCATTGACAATAGAGAAGCTGGAAATGGAATGGGTGATAATTTAGTTGAAGTTTTTAATAGCATATTTGTAAATAATTCCTCTCCGTATATAATTAGAAATACTGGAACCTCACAATCAACTATCACAAACTCTATATTACCAAGTGGAGTAAGCAATGATGCAACTCTCTTAAATATAAAATTTGATGATCCTTTATTTATGATGGCGCCTTTGGCATCTGCCGCACCAACTACAGATGGTGATTTCCATGTCATGTTTTTGTCTCCGGCCATTGACATGGGTAACAATTCTTATAACACTTTCGGGACAGATCTGGATGGACTAAATCGTATCGTTAATGGCATTATCGATATTGGTCCATATGAGAAGTTGTTAAATTGCAATACAGATACCTTATATGTTGATATTGATGGCAATGTACCTGATTTACCGGTTGATTCATTATTATTGGATACTATACCGGATGGGTATCATTTGATTGTTTTGGATGATGGAGTTTCAGCAGAATATCTTGATACGGAGAGCATCCCTTTTGATTGTGATGATAAGGGAGCAAATGACCTGCAATTATGGTTAACCAATGATTGTGATACTATAGATTTATGCCATAAGATAGTTGAGGTTCTGGATACTTTTCCCAAAAAGTTAGTGGGCAATGATCAGCTCAATGTATCGCTGGATCAGAACTGTATGAAAGTAATCGGCCCAGACGATGTGCTACAAAATGTACAAGGCTGTAGAAATGCCTTTGAAGTAAGTTTGATCTATCCTCATGGTACCAATACCTATGATCCACCCAATAAAGTAGACATCAGCCATGTCGGTTATTGTATGGTGTATAGTGTTCGCGAAATAGCCACCAATAATAAAACCTGGGGCAAGATCTGCGTTGAAGACAAAGCCCCTCCACGGTTAAATTGCAGAAATGACACGGTCTCCTGTTTTGAGTTCAACGACTTGCCTCTGCTGGCCGAACCAATAAATGATTGCAGTGGAGACGAAGTCAAGTTGATTGGAGACAGATGGGTAGACTGGGGTTGCGACTCTGCCTACCTGGGTTATGTAGAACGAACCATCTGGGGCAGTGACCGCTGGAATAATAGCCAGACCTGCACCAGCACTCTGTATATCAGGAAGACCAGCCTGGACAGTGTAGACTGCCCTGAGGACTTTGAATTTCCGTGCACAATCTCCTATCAACTGGGGGGATATATTCATCCAAAAGAATTGAAAGTACCAATCGCAATAGATAAAAACAAACTTACACCAGAGTTCTTGTTAAGCCTTCAAAAATCGACCTGGGAGTTTAAGGATGGTACCAAGGACAGGGTACTCAATCCATCGATCCCGGTAGTGCCCAATGTGGACGGACACAGCGTGTACCTGGCCGCGTCCGGCATATGTAAGATCAATGCGACCTATACCGACAAGCCATTAGCCATCTGTGGTACCGGAGTAAAAATCCGTCGCGAATGGACGATCCTCGGCTGGTGTACCTTGACAGAAAAGACTTGTGTACAATATCTGGCCATCGACGATAAAGCGGCACCGGCGCCTACCAATAAAGAATTAGGTGTGGTAGCATCCAGTCCGCACGATTGCGGTCAGTATGTCCCGATTTGTGTTGAAGTGACTCAAACCACCGTTGACCCGGCTACTTGCTGGTCAGCGATCGCCGCCAAAGATCTGGATAATGGATCAAGAGACAACTGCTGCAATGTGTTACACTTTGCAGCTGCTCCTATGGACAGCATCACCTATTGGAGAAATTATTGGAATACTACCCTGGAAACAGAAGTGGGTAAAGAAGCCTTCTGGAAGGATAAAGACAATTATGATGCGCTTATCGAAGATTGGATCAATTGTTATGTATTCAGCGATACGGTGCATTTTGATGAGTGCGGTACGAATCAGGTAGTATTAAGAGTGTACGAAGCTTGTGGTGTACCAAGGTTTGACCCGCATATTTTTCCATGTAGCCCACATGCATGGTTCTGTTACAATACTTATTTGCACCTTGGGGATTTTAATTACAATTGGTTTGATTCTAAAGGGCCGAAATCTTGCAATTACAGGCCAGGCCTTACATCGATCAGTAAACTGGATGAGCGCTATGCAGGTTATTATACCAAGGGCTACTTTGAACCCAAATATATAGGGGCAGCGCAGTACGACTATTGCCAGGTGCCTTTCTATTTCCCCAATCTAATCGCACAATGCGATAATGTGCATAAAGTAGAGACTCCACCAGGCAAATATTGTTCTCAAAGACTGTACAATGATTGTATGGTGACGGTATTAGTTGATGACAAAATGGCTCCAGTAGTCAATCATCTCGAAGATATCACAATATACTGCGACGGAGCTCCTGACTATGCCGGCTACCCAAATTGCGAACACAGCGAACGCTTTGATAAATGGCCTCTCCAATTAAAAGATTCCAAAGGAGTGGTACATGGGTACTATGGAGGATCAGACTTTTTAGGCATCCATACCGATCCGGCGGATCACAGCGATCCCGATGCATGTGAATGGAACAAAGGTTGGGCTCCGATCTATTGCAGATCTTGGTTGTACCTGGATTCGTTCGATCAGGCAGGCCATGTAAACCCAAAGGATTATTTCTCGACATTGGTTAAGGTCGACAAAAAACGACCACTCGATCATGTATTAAAATCCAATGAGTTTACGATCACGGACAATTGTCGTTTGGATGATGCGACGCTTACCGTAGTGGATAATGGTACGCTCAATGGTTGTAGCGAAGGCTGGATCCAGCGCAGTTGGACGATCAAAGACAAGTGCGGAAATGCAGTAACCGCTACTCAGAAGATCATCGTCAAACATCGCAGTGATTTCGAAGTGATCTTCCCTGAGGATAAAGTAGTGACCTGTGATCCCGATGGTTCGGGATTAAATCGCACCGATACGGGTCACGCAGGAGTTCCAATCATTAAGGATGACGAGTGTGAACAAATCGGGGTGAGATATTCGGATGAAATATTCACTGTAGAGGATTCTGCCTGTTACAAGATTGTCCGCACCTGGACACTGATCGACTGGTGTATCTATGATCCGAACCAACACAACCACTATCCTGATGTGATCGTCAATGATTCATTGAGGGCCAATAGTACTAACCGTTCGTGTGTGTACCGCAATATCAAAGATAATAATGACGGGTACATGACCTATATCCAGATCATCAAAGTGATCGACGAGACTCCGCCGGTAGTGACTACCCGGGATACCACGGTATGTGTATACAGTGACAATTGTTTGGTAAGCGTAGTAATTCCGCTGAGTGCAACAGACAATTGTGCTGCCGCATCGGATATCAGATTCCGTTATTTCATCGACCTGAACGCAACTGATGCGGTGTACAATGGAAGACTATTTGACCCAACCAGCATAGATCAGGGTGGTACACAGTATGTCAAAGACTTCGTATTTTTATTAGGCCAGCCTGGCAGACATGTGGTGCATGTAGTGGGTATAGACAATTGTGGCAATGCAGATACTTCCAGCTTCAGATTTGATATCAAAGATTGCAAAAAACCAACACCATATTGTCTCGATGGCCTAGCTACCGTGATTATGCCGAGTACCGGTAGGATCACCGTTTGGGCCAAAGACTTCGATCACGGTGCAGAGGACAATTGTACTGCCAAAGCCGATCTGAAGTTCAGCTTTGGGCCAGATACATTGAAAACCAGCAGAGAGTTTACCTGTGCGGATATCCGCGACGGGAAGCTCGATGTGACAGTCGTCGATGTGTATGTGACCGATAAAGCCGGCAATAACGATTTCTGTAAAGTGACTCTCCAGTTGCAGGACAATCCGGATGCAGCCAATGGCTTGCCACATGGGGCCTGCCCGGATACCACCGCTATGGTTGCTATCCTCACCGGTAAACTTCAGACCGAAGAACAGGAAGGCGTTGAGTCTGCTACTGTAGCAGTCCAGTCACCCCATATGACTAGTCCTGCAACACTGAACACGGTTTCTGATGGAACCTATTCATTCTCATCAATGCCGATGAACGACCAGTACACCATCCAGGCTCGCCGAAATGATAATCCGATGAACGGTGTCAGCACGCTCGACCTGGTACTGATCCAGAAACATATCATGGGATCCGAGTCACTTTCTTCTGCCTACAAAGTGATAGCTGCCGATGTGGACAATAATCATGATGTCAATGCGATCGACCTGGTCGAACTGCGCAAACTGATATTGGGCATCTATGACAAATTGCCCAACAATACCAGTTGGAAGTTTGTACCAAGATCCTATGTATTCACAGAGATAGCCAATCCGTGGAATTATCCGGTAGAAGGTCAGATCGATCATATGTCAGGCGACACAAAAGTCGACTTCGTCGGTATCAAGATCGGTGATGTCAATGCCACCGCTGCTGCCCACAGCCTCATGGGCGCAGAAGTCCGTGGCAGTGGTTCAGGATTGATCTTAGAAGTAAAAGATCGCACCTTCAAAGCCGGAGAGCGGTTAGAGGTGTCATTTACTTCACCAAACTTCAAAGGCGTATCAGGTTTCCAGGGAACTATGATGAATGGTTCTTTGAGATTCGATGGTGTCAAATCAAACGATGGCATACTCTCACTCAGCAATCAAAACTTTGGTACCCGTTGGGCATCCGAAGGATTGACTACCATGAGCTGGAATACCAATCGTAGCGTAGATCTTGATGATAAGGATATATTATTCACTTTAATCTTCACTGCTCAGAGTTCAGGCAGCTTGTCAGAAGTGCTTCGAGTCAGTTCACAAAAGACATTGGCGGAGAGCTATGAAGGCAAAGGGGAATTGGGCAATCTATCGATCAGGTTTATCAGCCAAAACGGACAGGAGATCACTACAAAATCAGCGTTGTATCAAAACTATCCCAATCCATTTGATAACCGCACCGTGATTGGACTCAATCTTGCTCAGCAGGGTAGAGGCACCTTCAAAGTGACGGATATCACCGGTCGCACCATCAAAGTGATCGAAAAAGAATGGGCTAAAGGATATAACGAAGTTTGGATCGATCGCAGAGAGCTCAAAGCCAGTGGAGTCTTGTATTATAGTTTTGAAGGCGGATCGTTTAGAGCTACGAAGAAAATGATAATTCTCGAATAA
- a CDS encoding pectinesterase, with amino-acid sequence MIIQYTQARDIWRCENPNDFGAATLNISAHDLIFEQLTIINDYGYKVSGDISIDCDNESGRPNTSTIQNYNLPRESGEVDGKKIVRKDGHQFALRSMPGATRLKFLHCIFRSGGGDTVSPWDVDGGLYYFDHCVIEGGVDLYCPRGNAIIKNSLFICHNKSAAIWHDGSSKADDKSVLIQCRFTGDPGFKLGRYHREAQMYLISCSFDANMADAEIYQAGDRKLEWGTRIYYRDCHRDGGDWGWFGDNTKLIKRDFTVQKVFGSKW; translated from the coding sequence GTGATTATTCAATATACCCAGGCAAGGGATATTTGGCGGTGCGAAAATCCCAATGATTTCGGAGCAGCTACACTCAATATCAGTGCGCATGATCTGATCTTTGAGCAATTGACCATCATCAATGATTATGGCTACAAAGTTTCCGGCGATATTTCCATTGATTGCGATAATGAATCAGGCAGGCCCAATACTTCTACTATTCAGAATTACAACCTGCCCAGGGAAAGCGGAGAAGTCGATGGAAAAAAAATAGTGCGTAAGGATGGACACCAATTTGCATTAAGATCAATGCCTGGTGCTACGCGGCTCAAGTTTTTACATTGCATCTTCAGGTCCGGTGGAGGTGATACAGTCAGCCCCTGGGATGTAGATGGAGGTCTCTATTATTTCGATCATTGTGTGATCGAAGGTGGAGTAGACCTATATTGTCCCCGAGGCAATGCCATCATCAAAAACTCGCTATTTATCTGTCACAACAAAAGTGCAGCTATCTGGCACGATGGATCCTCTAAAGCGGATGACAAATCCGTGCTGATCCAGTGCAGATTTACCGGCGATCCGGGATTTAAACTGGGCAGGTATCACCGCGAAGCGCAGATGTATTTGATTTCCTGTTCATTTGATGCAAATATGGCTGATGCAGAAATTTATCAAGCAGGGGACCGAAAATTAGAATGGGGGACTCGGATTTATTATAGAGACTGTCATAGAGATGGAGGTGATTGGGGTTGGTTTGGAGACAATACCAAGCTGATTAAAAGGGATTTTACTGTTCAGAAAGTCTTTGGATCTAAATGGTGA